Part of the Bos indicus isolate NIAB-ARS_2022 breed Sahiwal x Tharparkar chromosome 29, NIAB-ARS_B.indTharparkar_mat_pri_1.0, whole genome shotgun sequence genome is shown below.
CTGTTTTTGAGGCTTTCTCCACTCTGAGGGAGCATATTTGTATGGGCATCACCCTTCTCTTTAAAAGCCTTGCTCCAACATTAAAAGTAGTGTTTTAATAAAGGATATTTGCATTTAGAATCAGTATGATAAAAATATTTGGTATAAAAACTATGACGTTTTGCTATGGTAGCTGCATTCCAGGTTAAATGCTCTGTAATTTGGCTTAGATATAGTATTTCCTTAACTTTGAATCAAAACCCTGTAATTTCCCTCACATATTTCATTTCTCCAGTACATTGTCTGCTGACATCAAATCAGGACATTCTTCTACATTCTCTGCTTCCGTTTCCTTCCACAGGACTGACATTCACGGAGATGAAGAACTGCTCTGAGGTGACTGAGTTCATCCTGTTGGGAATCCCGCACACGGAGGGGCTGGAGACTCTACTCTTTGTCCTGTTCTTGCCCTTCTATGCCTGCACCCTGCTGGGAAACATGTCGATCCTTGTAACTGTTCTTTCTTCCAATAGCCTTCACACACccatgtattttttcctgggGAATTTGTCTGTGTTTGATATGAGTTTCTCCTCTGTGACCTGTCCTAAAATGCTGCTCTACCTCATGGGCCTGAGCCCACGCATTTCCTACAAGGACTGTGTCTCCCAGCTCTTCTTCTTCCATTTCCTCGGCAGCATCGAGTGTTTCTTGTACaccgtgatggcctatgaccgcttcaCTGCCATCTGTCACCCTCTGCGGTACGCAGTCATCATGAGCCCTAGAGTCTGCGTGGCCTTGGCTGTGGGGACGTGGCTGCTAGGATGTGTCCATTCCAGCGTCCTGACTTTGCTTACCTTCACCCTGCCGTACTGTGGTCCCAATGAAGTGGCTCACTTCTTTTGTGATATTCCAGCACTCTTACCCTTGGCCTGTGCTGATACATCCTTGGCCCAGAGGGTGAGTTTCACTAACGTTGGCCTAGTATCTCTAGTCTGCTTTCTCCTAATCCTTGTGTCTTATACTCGGATCATCATCTCCATCTTGCGGATTCCATCAGCTGAGGGCCGTCGCCGggccttctccacctgcagtGCCCACCTCATCGCCATCCTCTGTGCCTATGGACCCATCATTACCGTCTACCTGCAGCCCACACCTAACCCCATGCTAGGAACCGTGGTGCAAATTCTGATGAATCTGGTGGGACCAATGCTGAACCCTTTAATCTACACCTTGAggaataaagaagtaaaaacGGCTCTGAAAAAAGTATTGCACAGGACAAACCATGTTCTTGTGATTTAAAAAGAATGGCTGGAAGGGTTGATGATGTGGAATTCTTTCTGGCTCAATATGCGAAATTTTTCTCTGGAATtcttacatgtgtcttttcagcTCATGCTGAATGCTGTGGATGGGTATGTCAAAATATGTCatcattttgtctgttttattttcttgtactaCCTAAGCCCCTCCTCATAGCTTCAGAATAgcatgttgttgttattcagtcactaagtcatgcctgactctttgaccccatggactgtaacccacctggctcctctgtccatgggattctccaggcaagaaaactggggtgggttgccagttccttctccagaggatcttctcaacctaggaattgaacccacttcCCCTGTATTCGCAAGCACATTACTTACCACTGAGCACCAGAGAAACCCTCAAAATAGTATAGTCTTGTTATTTTGCTTTCCTTATGTGGAGAATCTCTTCCCACTAAAAGGAAGGAAGATTGCCTTTGCCATTGCACTTTTCCTACCTTTTCTACTTTATTTCCTGCTAAACTTTTTGTGAGataggacagtgaaagatgaactccccaggttggcagGTGTCCagcatgctactggagattgctgctgctgctgctgctaagtcacttcagtcgtgtccgactctgtgcgaccccacagacggcagcccaccaggctccgctgtccctgggattctccaagcaagaacactggagtgggttgccatttccttctgcaatgcattaaagtgaaaagtgaagtcgctcagtcgtgtccgactcttagcgaccccatggactgcagcccaccaggctcctccgttcacgtgattttccaggcaagagtactggagtggggtgccattgccttctccagctactggagattagtggagaaataaatccagaaagaatgaagggatggagccaaagcaaaaacaacacccagttgtggatgtgactggtgatagaagcaacgtctgatgttgtaaagagcaatattgcataggaacctggaatgttagggccataaatcaaggcaaattggaactggtcaaacaggagacagcaagagtgaacatcaacattttaggaagcagcaaactaaaatggactggaatgggtgaatttaactcagaggaccattatatctactactgtgggcaggaatcccttagaagaaatgaagcagccatcaacaaaatagtccaaaatgcaatctcaaaaattacagaacgatctctgttcattcccaaggcaatccattcaatattacagtaatccaagtctatgctccgaccagtaatgctgaagaagctgaagctgaatggttttatgaaaacctacaagaccttttagaactaatgcccaaagaagatgtccttttcattataggggactggaatgcaaaagtaggaagtcaagagatacctggagtaacaggcaaatttgaccttggagtacaaaatgaagcagggcaaaggctaacagagttttgccaagagaatgcactggtcatagcaaacactctcttccaacaacacaaaagaagactctacacatggacatcaccagatggtcaataccgaaatcagattgattgtattctttgcagccaaagatggagaagctctatagagccAGCAAAaagagaccaggagctgactgtggctcagatcatgaactccttatagccaaattcagacttaaattgaagaaagtagggaaaaccactagaccattcaggtatgatctaaaccaaatcccttatgattatacagtgaaagcaagaaatagattcaagggattagacctaatagatgcctgaagaactatggatggaggtgtgtgacattgtacaggaggcagcaatcaagaccatccccaagaaaaagaaatgcaaaaaagacaaaatggttgtctgaggagggcttacaaatagctttgaaaagaagagaagtgaaaggcaaaggagaaaaggaaagatatacccatttgaattcagagttccaaaaatagcaaggagagataagaaagtcttcctcagcaatcagtgcaaagaaatagaggaaaagaatagaatgggaaagactagagagctcttcaagaaaattagagataccaagggaaattttcatgcaaagatgggtacaataaaggaccgaaatggtatggacctaaagaagcagaagatattaagaagaggtggcaagagtacacagaagaattgtacaaaaaagatcttcatgatccagatattcatgatggtgtcatcactcaactagaatcagacatcctgaaatgtgaagtcaagtgggccttaggaagcatcactatgaacaaagctagtgggggtgatggaattccagttgagctatttcaaatcctgaaagatgatgctgtgaaagtgctgcactcaatatgccagcaagtttggaaaactcagcagtggccacaggactggaaaaggtcagttttcattccaatcccaaagaaaggcaatgccaaagaatgctcaaactactgcacaattgcactcatctcacaggctagtaaagtaatgctcaaaattctccaagccaggcttcagcaatacatgaaccgtgaacttcctgatgttcaaactgggtttagaaaaggcagaggaactagagatcaaattgccaacatctgttggatcatcgaaaaaggaagagagttccagaaaaacatctacttctgctttattgattatgccaaaggttttgactgtgtgaatcacaacaaactgtggaaaattcttcaagacatgggaagaccagagcacctgacctgcctcctgagaaatctgtatgcaggtcaggaagcaacagttagaagtggacatggaacaacaggctggtaccaaactgggagaggagtacatcaaggctgtatattgtcactctgtttattgaacttatatgcagagtacatcatgagaaatgctgggctggaagaagcacaagctggaatcaagattgccagaagaaatatcaataatttcagatattcaaatgacaccacccttatggcagaaagtggagaagaactaaagagcctcttgatgaaaatgaaacaggagagtgaaaatgttggcttaaaagtcaatattcagaaaactaagattgtggcatctggtcctatcacttcatggcaaatagatggggaaacagtgtcagactttattttttggggctccaaaatcactgcagatggtaactgcagccatgaaattaaaagacgtttgctccttggaagaaaagttatgaccaacctagactgctttttaaaaagcagaaacattactttgccaacaaaggttcatctagtcaaagctatggcttttccagtagtcatgatggatgtgaagagttgggctataaagaaagttgaacaccgaagaattgatgctttagaactgtggttttggagaagactcttgagagtcccttggactgcaaggagatccaaactgtccatcctaaagaagattagtcctgaatatcttttggaaggtctgatgttgaagctgaaactccaatattttggccacctgatgcaaagagctgactcatttgaaaagaccctgatgatgggaaagatcgaaagtagaaggagaaggggacaacagaggaggagatggttgaatggcacactgactcaatgggcatgagtttgagtaaactccgggagttggtgatggacagagaggcctggcgtgcttcagtccatggggtcacaaagaatagaacACATCGGAGTGACTacactgaactgaaactatgtgTGACACCAAGGCTTTGAAGCGagggaataaatagaaaaatgtgattttaaatacTGAATAAGAACTTGATAGGATCTTATCCTTTTTAGTATTAACAGACTGAATAAAAAAGAACTTGATAGGATCTTATCCTTTTTAGTATTAACagactgaataaaaaataaagtttttatttttcctcctttaccGCATAAGAAGGGAATACGTGTGCTAGCAAGGATGTTCTCTTCTTTATCCCATGATTTCCTCATGCCTGTGGGTTCTCAGGCAACTAAAATTAGCTCAACTGTGAAAGGAAGGTGAAAAGCTTTATGACTAGCATTGTAGATTACATGTATATGTTTCACTACCTGCCAATAGTGTGATTGTTTTTGTGGTGCCGTGTTGTGCTGTGCcgtgttgcttcagtcgtgtcaactctgtgaccctatggactgcatcccaccggggtcctctgtccataggattctccaggcaagaagactggagtgggttgctgtttcctcctctaggggatcttcccaaccctgggatcgaacccacatctctatgtctccgacaatggcaggccagttcttcaccactagcagcacctgggaagcctattaatGTGATAAAACAGTCACTTTATCAGGTCATGTTATTAGACTGAGCCAGTGGTTTTCCAAGCATGATTGATTCCAGGGGTCCTGAGACTCTAGTGAATTTATTCTAAGGCTTTGTATTAAGTATAATGAAAACTTCCCTTTTGTCtactttatatattgtatttCTGAGAAAATTCCATTGGGAAAAGTTTGAAAGCCTCTGGAATATAGAACATTCATGGTACCTTCCAGAACTAAGCACCATGGTGTACATAATATTCTTCTACCATAACTTTAAAGGTATAATTGTCTTTTTTCCAGCACCCAAATGTTGACCTTACCTCTTCGACCTTTACTTGAGCTTGTACTAGTTaaagtcccagagttcacttaaataCCTGCCAGACAATTCTCTTTTtccaatatattattatatacttgGTCTCATGTAACCTCTTTACTATTTGATCTATATCAGCGATATCTGCTTTTGTCCACAAATGACTACACAGAAGTTTTCAGAAGGCACTGATTAGATATGAAATGTTATAGACGGGAAGGGTGGGTTTCATGGAATCTATCATACTCAGTGCCTGGATTACTCATAATTTTATCTTAACCCTTTGTACCTCTCGCTTAAGCACCATACTCTTAAAATTCCAATTAGAATATCTCCTGATTCAGTCTGATAGAAAATAAGTTCAGCTTCATAAAATGCCCTCCTGAGAATTCTTAGAAGTGACTCCTAATGGGAAAGTCTCCTCCCCAAACTTTCTGAAACCTTAGAAATATCATGTACATATATTCTTTAACTTAAGATTACATTCTAATGAGCTTATATGttgaaaatttaagtaaaaaatgcATTTAGTACACCTAACCTACCAAAAATCATAACTTAGCCTAGTATATTTCAAACATGTTCAGAAAACTTACAgtagcctacagttgggcaaaatcatctaatatAAAACTTACTTTTAAATAGTGTTGAATAGGTCAAGTAATTTACAGAATACTGTATTGCAGGTGAGAAACAAGAATGGTTGTTTGTGTGCAGAATGGTCGTAGGTGTATCAGCTGTTTATCTTCATGATCCTATGGTTGACTGGGAGCTTGGGCTCATGGCTGCTGTCTAGCATCATGAGAGAATATCCTACCACACATAGTGAATCCAgggaaagatcaaaattcaaaattagaaataaggTTTGTACTGAATGCATATGGCTTTTGCATcaccagaaagtaaaaaaaaaaagtcaaacagttGTAAGTTGGGGACTATCTGTATATAATTGTTTTCAATAGTCTCTTCACTCATTTGTGCCTCACATTCCTGTCTTTGGTTCAGTAGTACGAAGATCATTATTTATAGAGCCCTTACTGTTTGTCAGATAATATGCAAAATGCTATACAAAACGacctcatttattcctcacaacaaTCTTGTGACAGTTGTATTATTATCTCAATTGTATTAATGAATTTCCAGGgcttgataaaaaataaatttcttgctcaagatcacatagctagAATATAATAGGACTAGGTTATGAAGCTGAGGCTTTTTCCTCTTAATGAGAAAATCTTTACCAAATACTTAGGGATCTTTCCTGTTGAGAATAGGTAAGGCACTAAATAGGATTGCTTATCTTTATCTATGCAAACACAAGAAGATAAAGAACCTAgataaggacatttttttttttttcaacccttatgaaggaaatggtaacccaagtGGTCAGTGGTGTGTTTACCTCACTCTGGCCCTATAGTGAGATATGAAGGGGCACACCAATTAGGATCCAACACAGCAACAGAAAAGCAAGGAGGGCCACCCAGCAATAAGAAGTGTTAcatctttctctgtgtctttttccaaaataaaaggaGGGCAGGTGCTATAAATGAAGGCACTGGAAACTTTGATTATATCTAATCTGAGGAAACTTGCAAAGAGGAGAGAAGACCAAGGATATAAAAAAATGAGCAAGAGCTGGAGACAAAGCTCTGTCCCAAGCAAACATCGACCCCATGCCACCTCTGTCGCCTGTGGTCTCCATCCCCTTCATGAGGAAATTCCCTGGACCATGAAAGAGATGGATGCTACTTTCCCAGTGTTTATTCCTCACCTGATCTGGACTACAACCTTTATTCTAGAAGCTCACAGCCTTTTTCTCAGCTACACTATTGTTTGCATTGAGCCTGGCGAATTCACCTTCTGCTGAATTTCAGAAACATCCCAAAGGCTCTGTTAATGGGGAGGGGATATCCTACAAAAAATATCCAAGAGTACCTTGGTGGTTTCCAACTTCACCCAAGGGCCTAGAGAAATGATACTAATGGGACTGCACTTTTCCTGCTTCactaatacatattttttgtaatattttaagacaaaatgaaaaattgaagacaaaataCTGACAGAGCAGGGACCTATGGTCCTACCCCCCATGTCCTCTGTCTGCCTTTTGCCTGTATAAAAACTATAAtagaagaataaatttaatcagagaagtgaggaatgcagaagcaaaggaaaataaacaagaccaaataatagtttagtcattaagcagaGTCAGAGATGTTTAATTTCccttcaagggctatagataatattctgatcCATATCTTATAAGCTGTTTTTTAGATactgaaaaaagatgaaaataaaatttattttagttctgtAAAAGTATACAATCCAGGAAAACAGAGACATATACATATGcatctctctttatatatatgtaacttcAGTACCAAATTAACAGGTGCTACAGCTGGTGGTCATAGAAGTTCTCTTGACTGTTTTCAATTTCTCCTCATATTTCTCAAGTAGAAAGCTCTGGGAAGGGTGGTACCAAAGCCAGTCTCTGTttatggtggaaagtgaaagtgaaagtcgctcagtcatgtccgaccctttgtgactctgtatagtccatggaattctccaggccagaatgctggagtgggtagtcattccctcctccaggggatcttcccagcccagggatagaacccaggtctcccgcattgcaggtggattctctaccagctgagccagcagggaaacccggCGTAAGGTCCTTTTCTCCCTGTGTTGGTGATACTCCTCATGTCTTCTTTTCCTATATCAATAGACTGTCCCCTGGCCATTGGCACAAAATCAGTTAATGTAGAAGACAATTAAAGGGCTTCAAAAGGATCATATGAACCAGGATAGAAGGACTTAGAAAGTAGAACTCAAATAATAACTGGAAGAGTATCAGATTTGGTCTAATAAGGTCCCTAATTTAAATCCAAGAGTTGCACATCATTGGTATCTCTGGCCTTCTtataaatgatgataataaacCCAAATGTGTGCATAGTCATTTGTGGTTTGCAAAGTTACTCTACACAAATCATCGGCTTTTATTCTCAAAATAGACCTATGAGGGTGGAAAAGTATAAGGTAGATATTCTTGGCTCTTAAACCAGGTGCCAAAGAAGGATGTTCACAAATAACTTGGGATTGTAAATAGATTACTCTCTGAGACATATTCTAAATTCAGTGAACACTATATCAGATAAACAAACTTTACCAAATGTAATGTATTCTGGTCCAGCCAGACTTGATTGTAATCTGAAATAATGTGTTTATCCAGAATATAATTTATTAGTGTCAACTTATACAGGTTCCTGGAACAACAATACcataggctgggtggcttaaacactATCTCTCCACAATCTGGAGGCTGAAAAGTCCGGGATCAAGGCATCAGCAGATATGCtgtctggtgagagcctgcttcctggtCCATAAATGGCCATTTTTGACTGTGTCCCCTATGGTGGAAAAAACAAAGGAACTCTCTAGAATCTCTTTCATAATGACACTAaaaatagggtttccctggtggctcagacagtaaagaatctgcctgcaatgcaggagacctgggttcaattcctgggtcgggaatcgacctccatgggcagaggagcctggagggctacagtccatggggtcacaaacagtcagacatgactgagcaactgacgcACAACAGCTTTTCCCTTATGACCTAATCATCTACCTAAGGCCCCACTAACTGATACCATCACTTTAGGagttaggatttcagcatatgaattttagaaggaTACGAATGTTCAACCATGGCAGTGGGACTGTGCTCAGGATAGGTAGGAATTGTTCAGATCCAGAACCACAAAAAAAGATACATTATTAAGATAAATATTTACAGCTAAAATAAACCCAAGAGATAGACTCCAAGTATTATGGTTTCAAAGTCAAGTCTACACTCATGTAGAAAGGAATTAAAGGAAGCTGTAGCCAATTGATTCTAAGTATTACCAGCCCACTGGAAACTTACTTATACTGAGTGATGAATGCAAcagctatttaaaatacttaatccGGTGATTTATTACTTGTGGCCTATGGAATAGTATGAAACTGTGATAAAATTTTCACCAGTCAATggcaaaactaaaattttaatgttggcattgcctttccgtGGGAAtaatgtgttgttgttttttttttttttttctgtgaaactaTATGTCTTCCCCCTCctctttttaaaagtagtttttagTGTTAATTACAGTTTTAATTAATATCTTGCCAAAATAAGAAGTAGGTAACTCCAAATGtagttttaattgaattattttcttttttaaattactgaataataaaattcaaagacTGAGAAAAACAGATTCTGTTCAATTTGATTCAATTCACCTATTTTCCTTGTCATTTGACTTCTTAATAAGATCTCACTGGAGAGAAATTGCAGGGTGCAGATTTTGCTAGTTTGTGTGGCATTTATGAttccaattttaaattaaattgaacTTTTGGTATTCAGACTTCCCACGGGtaacaatattgctctttacaattATAAGTATCTTAGGTTCatggaaaattaataaattaggaTTCTGGCTTTATGCCTGTTTTATGTGCCTGGTTGATGTGAAATTGGTCCCCTGAGAGAACAGTTTCCTTTCTGCATGTGGAGAAAATTAAGTTTCCAAAGGTACAAAACTGAAGGTCAGATGTCTAGACTGTGACAAATTTGCTAGTGTTATGAATCTCAGTCTATGGAGTCCTTTGGAACAACTGCTAAGCTTTTCCTGGTGATGGATGGATCAACACATATTGCTAATTTCTGCACTCTCCCTTATTGTACTgataaaaaataacttgaaaatatcTAAGACACATACCTAAGGAAATAGAATAATTTGGGTAGAATTGGTTTTTAAGCCCAAGTCTTCTGATTCTTAGTACTATTCCCATGCCTTTAGCCAGTGTTTTTAATATTCCACTGAAGTGACTCGAAAGGCTATGCAGAGAAAATTGTGTAGGATGGAATGAAGTTGAGAGGGAACAGGGGATAATGGGGAGAGGATAGATATCTGGATCTTCATCCATCTTAGAAATGGTctaagctctctctctctctcttttaatttaaaggttatttgaaaatttgcttcataaatactttattttctattccataatagattcatttttaatttttataggaCATTTTTCATCCTCAAAATTTCAAGTTTAAAAGTCTGAGGACTTTATAAAGGTAACTCTTATTTATTCTATTGCATCATGAATCTCAGGTCCAATTTTGATGGATCCTTGTCCAGACAACAAAGCTTAAAAAATGGGGCTCCACACTGTGTTGTTTTCTCCTCATTTGGTCATTAAAAGATataatctttgttgttgttgttatggcaACGCATGCAGATTGTCATGGCAACACGTTACAGATTTTCACACACCAGTAAAACAGAAATGCTTGTGTGATTCAAAACGAGTGTGAGAGTCAGGCTCGTGCTCTCAGACTCTctgctctccttcccctactaCACCTCT
Proteins encoded:
- the LOC109554030 gene encoding olfactory receptor 10D3, with the protein product MKNCSEVTEFILLGIPHTEGLETLLFVLFLPFYACTLLGNMSILVTVLSSNSLHTPMYFFLGNLSVFDMSFSSVTCPKMLLYLMGLSPRISYKDCVSQLFFFHFLGSIECFLYTVMAYDRFTAICHPLRYAVIMSPRVCVALAVGTWLLGCVHSSVLTLLTFTLPYCGPNEVAHFFCDIPALLPLACADTSLAQRVSFTNVGLVSLVCFLLILVSYTRIIISILRIPSAEGRRRAFSTCSAHLIAILCAYGPIITVYLQPTPNPMLGTVVQILMNLVGPMLNPLIYTLRNKEVKTALKKVLHRTNHVLVI